One Pyrus communis chromosome 4, drPyrComm1.1, whole genome shotgun sequence genomic region harbors:
- the LOC137733029 gene encoding protein GLUTAMINE DUMPER 3-like, giving the protein MAGREPFNVTARAPEMTTAQRSPWHSPVPYLFGGLAAMLGLIAFALLILACSYWRLSGYLENHENGSERDLEAGEGDESAQKVPPVFEEKILVIMAGDAKPTFLATPMSSRSSSFGDNTNNTCSCSQKTETWVDVSKTTADNKQGNSDGSDPHQVQVTDENRESAQEASDYSDQRKPFIYEEKKKMEMDASGTLYWVQRRR; this is encoded by the exons ATGGCAGGGAGAGAGCCTTTTAACGTGACAGCCAGAGCACCGGAGATGACGACGGCACAGAGGTCGCCGTGGCATTCCCCGGTGCCCTACTTGTTCGGTGGGCTGGCAGCCATGTTGGGTTTAATTGCGTTTGCGCTTCTGATCTTAGCATGCTCCTACTGGAGGCTCTCCGGCTACCTCGAAAACCACGAAAACGGATCAGAGCGGGACCTGGAAGCCGGAGAAGGCGACGAGTCCGCCCAGAAAGTACCGCCGGTATTCGAAGAGAAAATCTTGGTGATCATGGCCGGAGACGCTAAGCCAACTTTCTTGGCCACACCCATGTCGAGTAGGTCTTCATCTTTTGGCGACAATACTAACAACACTTGTAGCTGTAGCCAAAAGACTGAAACGTGGGTGGACGTGAGTAAGACGACTGCTGACAACAAGCAAGGAAATAGTGATGGAAGTGATCCGCATCAGGTACAAGTTACTGATGAAAACAGGGAGAGTGCCCAGGAGGCCTCAGATTACTCGGATCAGAGA AAACCATTTATATatgaggaaaagaagaagatggagatgGATGCGTCTGGAACTTTGTATTGGGTGCAGAGAAGAAGGTGA
- the LOC137732876 gene encoding uncharacterized protein, which yields MIDKRIFAGNKYWSFELLKVLRGNEADVRELDLAENFTSQPIRWRRPIFGVLKINFDRAWCGKTGKGGYGWVLRDFAGMLIAAGGVGGLLFSSAAMAEAAAIRAAVQICIEMGCQNVGVESDSLMLIRMINKEYAIDATLERFIYDIGLLVTQLRSVRFMFVKRNGNAAAHTFASYVASHGGAFRWDVLGPEFLFNILVEDVNISIRI from the coding sequence ATGATAGACAAGAGGATCTTTGCAGGAAACAAATATTGGAGTTTCGAGTTGCTCAAGGTGTTGAGGGGGAACGAAGCTGACGTGAGGGAGTTGGATCTGGCAGAGAACTTTACGAGTCAGCCGATCAGGTGGAGAAGGCCAATATTTGGTGtccttaaaattaattttgatcgGGCTTGGTGTGGTAAGACTGGTAAAGGAGGCTATGGTTGGGTTTTGCGCGATTTTGCAGGGATGTTGATTGCAGCGGGAGGGGTGGGTGGGTTGCTGTTTAGCTCGGCAGCAATGGCAGAAGCTGCTGCCATACGTGCTGCAGTTCAAATATGTATTGAGATGGGTTGTCAAAATGTGGGGGTTGAATCCGACTCCCTGATGCTCATTCGAATGATCAATAAGGAATATGCAATTGATGCTACTTTGGAACGTTTTATTTATGATATTGGATTGCTGGTAACTCAGCTAAGAAGTGTGAGGTTTATGTTTGTGAAGCGGAATGGAAATGCCGCTGCTCATACTTTTGCCTCATATGTTGCCTCACATGGAGGTGCTTTCCGGTGGGATGTCTTGGGTCCagagtttttatttaatattttagtagAAGATGTAAACATTTCTATTCGCATCTAA